Proteins co-encoded in one Gadus morhua chromosome 6, gadMor3.0, whole genome shotgun sequence genomic window:
- the LOC115545283 gene encoding serine/threonine-protein phosphatase 6 catalytic subunit: MAPLDLDKYAEIAKQCKYLPENDLKRLCDYVCDLLLEESNVQPVSTPVTVCGDIHGQFYDLCELFRTGGQVPDTNYIFMGDFVDRGYYSLETFTYLLVLKAKWPDRITLLRGNHESRQITQVYGFYDECQTKYGNANAWRYCTKVFDMLTVAALMDEQVLCVHGGLSPDIKTLDQIRTIERNQEIPHKGAFCDLVWSDPEDVDTWAISPRGAGWLFGAKVTNEFVHINNLKLICRAHQLVHEGYKFMFDEKLVTVWSAPNYCYRCGNIASIMVFKDASTREPKLFRAVPDSERVIPPRTTTPYFL; the protein is encoded by the exons ATGGCGCCTCTGGACCTGGATAAATATGCGGAGATCGCAAAGCAGTGTAAATACCTCCCAGAGAACGACCTCAAG AGATTATGCGACTATGTGTGTGACCTACTGCTGGAAGAATCCAACGTCCAGCCCGTGTCCACCCCCGTCACAGTATGTGGGGACATCCACGGACAG TTCTATGACCTCTGTGAGCTCTTCAGGACAGGCGGTCAGGTCCCAGACACAAACTACATCTTCATG GGGGACTTTGTGGACCGGGGGTATTACAGTCTGGAGACGTTCACATACCTGCTGGTCCTGAAAGCCAAGTGGCCGGACCGCATCACCCTACTCCGGGGGAACCACGAGAGCCGGCAGATCACACAGGTGTACGGCTTCTATG ATGAATGCCAAACCAAATATGGAAATGCCAACGCCTGGAGATACTGTACCAAAGTATTCGACATGTTGACAGTTGCTGCA CTGATGGATGAGCAAGTGTTGTGTGTACACGGTGGTCTATCGCCTGACATCAAAACGTTGGACCAGATCCGAACCATCGAAAGGAACCAGGAGATCCCCCACAAGGGAGCGTTCTGTGACCTGGTGTGGTCCGACCCGGAGGACGTGGACACCTGGGCCATCAGTCCAAGAGGCGCCGGCTGGCTGTTTGGGGCGAAGGTCACCAACGAG TTTGTCCACATCAACAACCTGAAGCTGATCTGCAGGGCCCACCAGCTGGTCCACGAGGGCTACAAGTTCATGTTTGATGAGAAGCTGGTGACGGTGTGGTCCGCCCCCAACTACTGCTACCGCTGTGGGAACATCGCCTCCATCATGGTGTTCAAGGACGCCAGCACCCGGGAGCCCAAGCTGTTCCGCGCCGTCCCTGACTCGGAGCGGGTCATCCCTCCTCGCACCACCACGCCCTACTTCCTCTGA